The window aatataaaatttgaatgattttatGCGTTACCACTTATTTAACGatgaaaaaaacttaattgaaaagggaaaattaggttaaattaaTGATTATTTCCTTGGTgagaatagaaaaattaagaacttATAATCATGTCAAGATTGAGTGTTCCTTTCTCAAGCCACGTTGGAGTAAGGTAATCTCGTctctttaaatataaaagtactCTTAAATTACACTTTCCCAAAATTTCCACTCTCCTTTCTATTTCCACCATGTTCTCATGCAAGCCTTCATCTTTGGTCTCTTCCACCAGGGTAGAAAATTGGaacatatatagaaaattgaattttttttttattaaaattctaATATCAGCCAACCATAAATGTTTaataaccaaatatttattaaaaactcCATATTgttaacaaatacaaaaaaaaaaaaagaaaaaaaagtgacgATGATTACAATAaccaatttcaaattattgtaaaCCCTAGACTTCAAATTATtgtaaaccctaaaccctataTAAAGAGtagacaacaaaataaaattaaaaaaaaacatgatttgatttattatcCACCATTTACATTTTGTCGTGACTTGTgaacatgaaagaaaaaagagaatggtATTTATACCCaaatacttgaaaaataagaatttgaaaagttgataGAAATACAAAAGTGTTAATATAAGAAATAACGTGGAAAGATGAAATGAGACAATAATTACAACAAAAGTAGGAAACAAGTAAatgaactaaaagaaataacaaaaaatttatcaacttccatcatattatatatacactattGATTGATCGTGCAATTACATGAACCCAATCAATAGACATattatagttaaaaaaaaacaacaacaacaatttgcaaagtaaaaataaatactaagtGAGATTGAATATGTTAATAGAGAAACGTGTTTAAGATAAGGGTAAGAGTATCGAGTGTGGATTGTGGACTCTGagttcaaattgaaaataatatgtGACGATTGAGAGAGAAGTTGATAAAagggtaaataaataattgttatttcttaatttaacaTTACTTCCGTTTCTTTTCAACTACGTCTATAACttgtataataaatattctaaCTTAAATGTTTCGTAGGTTTCGAGTTTAATGTCTTACAAAACCAACTCTCAATCTTCTTCGACTCATGTATCATTCTATATGTTATTTGTGTGTCTCATATTATACATCAATAACATCCTactaaacttttgaaataagaaaatttattttatatttttatattctttatataCAAATGTCCTCGTTATGCACGAAACtcaccaaattttaaaataattttttttactaaaaccCCTTAATAGAAATTGTAAAGTGTAAGGATAAATTACAGTAAAAAAAGTAATCTGTTCCtcctctaaaattttaaaataacaacttGAACGTTGattaaaactttataatattaaaatttaggttaaaatataatttcgatttttatacataaaaatttgtttaattttattggttgcattttgaatattttattttattagttgcATTTTGAATAAATCTGAAATTTAGTCCATACACCTAGTTTATTCTGATGATTTAATCCAAAATGTGAAAGTCAGAAGTGTTAAAATTGCAATTTAACCTAAATCATAAATGTATAATTGTGAGTTATGAGGTCGAAAATCGCAAAATCCCcaatccaaaatttatttctagGTCAGTAATTGAATTGGAGAAACTGCGGCAATTCTTCCTTTGTTTGttctccttctcctcctcTTCGCTTTCACCTTCTATTGTCTTCATCCGTATCAATTCATACTACCTACCTCCATACTCCTCTTCCCATTGTTGAAGGAACCTACAATCTGCTCTGTGTCTTCGAGCAGCTATGAAAGGATTCCAAATCAACAACACCACCCTAACTCTCGCTCTTTTCACAGACGTCACCAATTCCAagtactctctctctctcccggTTTTTGAAAGTCCAAATTTTATCAACTGAAACTAGTGGGATACGCATTAATTCTTGTAAAAATCATGTGGATTTAGTactctttatatttttgtttctctccACACGTATGCCCGCCAACTGTTTGAGAAAATGTCTGAACTAAGTGAGCAGAGAAATGGGGAAGATCACGTTGTATGCATTTACATGTATTTTTAACATAACGGCATCGATCTTACTGGATAAATTCGTTAGTTTCTCACTGATGTGGTATGAGGTTTCTTCAGTTTTTTAAGTGCGAGAGGTATTGCTTGAAGTTGGTGATTGAACAGTAATGTCTGTGTTTGATTTTAGTAGCTATTTGTGCAAATGATGGTAGTTTGAATAGAACTATGATTTAGGGTGCCATTTGTATATAACTTATGTGAATGTGTGTATTTATAGATCAAGCTTTGCtattaataaatgaagtgtCTGATCATAAACAAATGATGTTATTAACAAATGTATCTATTTCCAGGGAACTTCTTGATTCTATGCAAGCTGGAACTTTGGAGCCGGAAGTTGCATTTCTCAATGCTTCACTTGTATGGTTGTTTTATATATGCCTATCTAATTTGTTTCCCACTCGCATGCTGATATGCTTGTGAAATCCCACCCACCACCCTTTGCTTGTTTTAGCTTTGAATTTTGCCCAAGAGTTATCTAATATTTCCTCCATAAATAACTGAAGACAGATTCCAGATGTTTTTCCAGTGCTTGCGGCTGCTCATAAGACACTGGTTTCTAAGTCAAGAGGTTCTCTGACCACCCGCACCCTTCATTCAGAACTTGTGTACAATTATTCGGGTTCAAAGCATGTAATTCTATATGACTTCTTGGATCTTGCAGACTGCTGCTTATTTGTTTGTGGGTTTGTACGagtgatatttgaatttaatccTATGCAGATTACAGAGTCTTTAAGAAGATGTGGAATTTCTGATAGCTCCTCCTATGTTCTTGCGGCTTGTTTTAATACGTCTCCTGATGAGGTTGGATCAACATGTCAAGCAAAAATAGACTTTGTTACtgtaaacttttaattatatattctgatgaaatcttgaaaaactcaatttttttgaaCTATCTATTTACCCATGTTAGGTGAAGGCCATCGAGAAACTCGTACATGGTAAAGAGATCAACCTAGAGGAATTGGGAGAGAGAGCAGACCAAGCTCAGATACAAAAGGTACAACCTAGGTTTTCTTGATATgcattactttatttatttaattctaaGGCTCCCATTTGATGATTACGgttaggttttcttttttgtttttgaaaattgtgtttgttttttcacaATGTTTACCTTGGAAttcttaaccttttttttccaaatctttttagaaaacctattatttttagttttctaacATTTGGCTGTTGACAATACTCCTAGAAAGTAATACCTTAACAAAGAAACCAATGGGTGGAAGTAGTGTTTACgagcataattttgaaaaaacaaaatggctTTCAAATGAGACATGAGTAATTAGGCGCTTAGGCTCGTTGTCCATCTCTACTAATTTAGAGACCCTTCTCTTACTTGAGCCTCTCCAAATCAagatagttttaaattttattaaaatttctacTTGAACACCGAAAATTATTGTACTACGGTTTTGTCGTTGCCTATGGGAAAacggttgttttttttttctttcagcattttaaaatcactGGACCAGAGTTGACGTTATCTCCAGTTGGAGAGGCTATAACATGTAGAATCGCTGCGCGGGATGCATTGTAGCTCCGAAAGTTGCAACTTCTTCTATATATTTGGAGTCCTCTGTACGCGAATGTGTTAAATTGTTTGGACAATCACTTTAAGGTTGGTGATGtcgtttcaatttttatagaattttcaaatttttaagcTGTGGATTTTTTATGGGAATTGATGAATTTACAATTAGGTTGATGTCTAAATCTTTTTCACAGAATGTTCAAATAGTTATGCCGTTGATGTTCagtggaaattaattaatcaactaGCTCTTGTTGGGTCGTTGATTTCTCTGTGCTGCCCATCTGAACCTAACTTAATGGGTAGATGTGTTATTATAGTCTATATTTTGGATGCAAAATATTATAGTCTTGgtttataatattatgtatTTGTTGTGCAaagtattttagtttatattgtAATAGGTCTCTATTTGGAGTGCTGGTTATTATAGTCTAAATTATATTAGTTTGGGATTTGAATGTAGGTTATTTTAGACCGTGTGCAATTTTTtctactattatttttttattacaaataattatgcATATGAAATATCATACTTTGAAAAGATATAGTACATGTTTTTGCAATTTCTATTAAACTAATTGGATTTTAACTTTGTTAAAAgctaaccattttttttacattctGAGAGGTAACTTGGttaatatggaaaaaaaaaaaagtacattgGTTTAGGATGCAATTCGTGTGTTTCATAAACTTCATTTGTAAAGCACTCTTTTTTGGATGTACAAACAAGATTTAATCAAAACACCAACATTTACTTAAAGAGAAGGTTGCAATAATCCAACTCCAAAACTAATTTGTAATGATACGAACccacaaaatcattttggtagttctttaaaagaaactaaaggtaaaaatgattttgctAATTTCTTAATTAGTTTCAAGATATATTTCTAATTCTGCCTTAAACGAACTCTTGAGGTGAAAAGGGGAGGGCGGAACCTTTGAAATACAAATTAGGGATGAAAAGGGGAGGGCGGAACCTTTGAAATACAAATTAGGGATGTATCTGGGTTGGGTTTGATTGAGTACCAACCTAACTCTTTAGGTGGGCAGAGACtcgattttattttgtagggTGAACTTAGCTTAAactatttcaatatttttggaaTAGGTCATCAAATTGTCTCGTTTATTAGGGTTTTTTCTACCCAATACACAACTGTTTTTATTCTCAAATACTTAACAAACATGGTTTAACATTAGATTTGTcgtatatatttgaaaaaaaaaaggactgAGAAGGGAGGTTAAGAACTGAAATGTAAGAGATGGAGATGAGCTCGTGAGAACTATGAATCTGAGATGGAGACCGAGGGAGGCGACGGCGAACAGATGGGGATGAAGACAATAGGAGGCGAGGGACAACAAGGTGAAAGGGTGATGGAGACACATCATAGATTGTGAGGTGGGAGAAGGGAGGTGCAACGAAGGGAGAAAATCGTAATGCGTGATATTAGAGTTTTATATATGACATTAAGAAAATCCGAGACCCAACTTgaaaatcaaaaaataaaaattttgaatccatcaacaaaaaaaccaaacccaaCCTAACCCTAGGTAGTTAGGATTAGTCGAGTCTCTCGATTTTTTGAACAATTAGTGCAAATAGACTATTGAAAGAAAGATATGATTTTTCctaatatttaacttttctGGTTCTAATTTGAGTACTTAATGTTCAAAATCATGTACTTCAGATCTTCCTTACCCAATTGGCTTCTCCATTGATTGGCCGCAGTCCAACTCAGGATGGTGTTACCATAATCGATGAATACcctatcaaatttaatagCTTCGATCACATCCAAAATTGTAACTAAATCTAACTACAACGGTTGTTTTCAGACATTTCTCCAACAACGCtgttcttttataaaattgttcttCTACGGCTCCGACTTGCTTTTTGTTGAGACCAAATTCGAATCCCCTTATTGCTCTATGAATCATTCAAGTATAAGTTGTTATACCCAAAACGTCACTGCTTcaaaattagtattaattaggagggagaagaaagagggAAGGCATGCGCAAGAGAGAATAGTGcagaaattttgagaaatagcACCATTTTGCttttacattaaaatttatttttcttggcCAATCTCTTTGGCCAATCTCGGCCGAGCTTCACACCGAATACTAATTGTGTTTTGTTATGTCTGTTTTCAGGTTggattttagaataattttgctTACAAGCTTTTGTTTCTTGGGAGCATATGTAATAACAACCTTAgagcttttgtttttgtttttgtttttgtttttgtttgtatagAAAATAGATTAATGATTATAAGAGtcattaaaattgaagtttgatATGTGAATGTAAAGTATaggataaatttaattatggaTAAAGTGAAGCGTTCCCTtagtaataaattataaatttagatcaCCATTTTCTTAGCTCCCAAGTAAGCGTAAGATGTACGCCAAGTGTGTGTAAGGTCATTCACACGAGATAAATACTCAAACGAACAAACCTGAATTTTGCTTTGATTAAAACAGCCCTAGAATTGAATTTGGCTCCCAAAACCTTCAAATTctcaatcaacttttttttttttaatcttccccatcaattttccttcaattttcttcccaATTCCTCAAATTCGTTCCGAAATTGGAATCATCCTTCACTCCATTTACTGATCGAAATGGGTTCTGGCCAGAGCCGCGAGGATGTTGAACTTTCAGACTCCGATGATtacaaggaagaagaagaagacgacgacgacgacgaagAAGAATATGAAGATGCTGATAAAGAATTGAAGCCACACTCGATCTCTACCACTGCTAAATCCACTGGTACCTCTTCTGCAATTGATGATGTTGATGCTAAACTCAAAGCTCTTAAGCTCAAGTATGgctcctcttcctcttccccttCTCCTTCTCAGACACCTAATTCTAAGAACGCTGTCAAACTTTACCTTCATATTGGTGGAAATACCCCCCGTGCGAAATGGATCGTCTCTGAGAAATTCACTTTCTACGTTTTTCTCAAGACCGCCAACGTCGACGGACATAATGACGATGACGAGGAGGAAGATGACGATGAGGGTCATAATGCCAATTCCTCAGGTGGGAGACGTTGGGTACTCAAAGTGGGGGCGAAGGTCAGAGCGTTGGTTTCCACGGAAATGCAATTGAAGATGTTTGGCGAGCAGCGGCGCGTCGATTTTGTTAACAAAGGTGTCTGGGCTTTGAAGTTCCCGAGCGGTGAACAGTATCGGAACTTCGTGACCGAATTCCAAGATTGCTTGTTTGAGAATGTTTATGGGCTTCAAGCGACTGATGAGAACAAGGTCAAGATTTACGGGAAGGAGTTCATTGGGTGGTTGAAGCCGGAGGTGGCTGACGATTCGATTTGGGAAAACGCggatattgattttgaaaagagCCCCAGCTCGTCAGTGAGGACGAAACAAGACTTGATAGAGGAGTTCGAGGAGGCTGCTAATGGAGGAGTGCAGAGCTTGACATTAGGGGCGCTGGATAACAGCTTCTTGGTGAACGACTCTGGGGTTCAGGTTTACAGGAATCTGAGCCATGGAATTCATGGGAAGGGGGTTTCATTGAAATTTGGTGCAGGACATTCTCCAAACATTGGGCGATCAACGCCAAAGAAGGGTCTTCTCGTGAAGGCTGAGACAAACATGCTTCTCATGAGTCCATTGAAGGAGGGAAAGCCCCACACAACAGGTCTAGAGCAGCTTGATATCGAGACAGGGAAAATAGTTACAGAATGGAAGTTTGAAAAGGATGGTACAGACATTACAATGAGGGACATCACAAACGACACCAAAGGGTCGCAATTAGATCCTTCAGAGTCTACATTTTTGGGGTTGGATGACAACAGGCTTTGTCAATGGGACATGAGAGACCGTAGAGGAATGGTTCAGAACATAAGTGGGTCTGCTGATAATTCGATGGTTCTAAACTGGGCGCAGGGGCATCAGTTTTCAAGAGGGACGAACTTCCAATGCTTCGCTACAACAGGGGATGGTTCAATTGTTGTTGGATCGATTGATGGGAAAATAAGGCTGTACTCGAAGACGTCGATGAGACAGGCAAAGACAGCCTTTCCGGGGCTCGGTTCGCCGATTACTCATGTGGATGTTACTTATGATGGCAAGTGGATTTTGGGGACTACTGATAGTTATTTGATACTGATCTGTACTTTATTCACTGATAAAGATGGCAACACGAAGACTGGGTTCAGTGGTCGTATGGGGAACAGAATTCCAGCTCCGAGGTTGCTGAAGTTGACTCCTCTGGATTCCCACTTGGCTGGAACAGACAATACATTCCATGGTGGCCATTTCTCTTGGGTAAGAAAAACTTGTGCTCTTGTTCTGATTTTGAATGTTTGAATCTTGCTCTGTTTTTAGCTGGTTTGGTTGGGTCTATTGTTTAAGGTTTTAGTATTGTGTTTCGGctgaatatataattttgctGTCAATTGAAGTATTCTTCAGTTAATTCTTATCGTTTTTAACCACAACAATACACTTGTAATGTGTGGACATCAAATCAATCAACTCAAACATTTATCTGCTTCAAATCCGCCAACAAAACTTAATGTGTTGTTGTGGctgaaaatggagaaatgaCGGTGATTTCCTGTACTTGACGGCTATGCGATGGCAATATCTTAGTAACTTAGAGAAGTAAAGAGGTAGAAGAGTGGGTATCTTCGAAGATATAccactagtttttttttttttatattcctGTTAAGAATATGATGCCTTCTGCTGTTCCTAGTTCCTACAGAGAATTTCTCTCATTACTTGAGTTAGAAAACTGGAGTTTGAGCttccttttgtttgtttctttatgaTGATTCATACACAAACTTACACTATTATTGGCATTAAATTTCAGGTAACCGAAAGCGGTAAACAAGAGCGTCACCTCGTTGCAACAGTGGGCAAATTCAGTGTGATATGGGACTTCCATCGCGTAAAGAACAGTTCACATGACTGCTACAGGAATCAGCAAGGGCTCAAGAGCTGTTACTGCTACAAGATTGTGCTGAAGGATGAATCCATTGTCGAGAGCCGATTCATGCACGACAAGTTTGCTGTATCCGATTCTCCAGAAGCTCCACTGGTTGTGGCTACCCCCATGAAAGTGAGCTCCATCAGCCTCTCCGGGAAGAGATGAGAAGCTATCGCTGACGCCTTCTCATACATATTGATTGATGTGTGTTCGTAGCTGTACTGGTGCTGCTTTCTCTGTTTATCCACTTCATATGTATTTATGCCtgtctttttcattttcatttgtttttttctgtttctggTCATATTTTGGTTGTATGTGCCTTTTCGAATTGGTTTATTCGTTACCacactaaaaaaatttgtgtttgagtGGTTTGtgtaaatgaaatgaaaacaaaaaacaatccaAAAGTAGAACTGAATTTTAGgatatttgtttattgtgTGTTGGCGTGTAGTGTACTTGTTGTAAGTTTGATGGTGAGAGTCTAAGGGACTACAAAATTTCTCTCACTTCTTGTCCGAGGTTATACGTTTTAACCCACAAAGACATTTAAACATTTAGGCCtaaaaaattcttcttttttttcccataaagaaactcatttttatttaattttttaaataaaatttctttaaaataaactaatcttctctaaaataatctatattttaattaagcaCTTAAATTTGTATATCGAATGCACCTTTAGTTTGAATGAAAGATGGTTAACACTTGAACTAATAATTGTCctaattctaattataatGGTGGGGTATAAATGCACCAAGTGATGAATTTAAAATGGAATTATAATGGTGGGGTATAAATTGACTCACTtattgtactttttagttAGATTCACTTCTTTGTTTCTAAGAGAAAATATCCAAAATGTTTTCTGCATGTGATTATAAAGTTTGTATACGATTATCATCGAGTCAAACACAAAAGTTACAAAACTATTGTTGAAGCAAAGTGCCAGTTGGCAACAAATATTGACAGCATTTCAACGCTATTTGCACGTGATTATAATCTCCACTTCGACCACTAGGTCATATCTTTTCATCTATGTGACTGTTTGGGCAAAcg of the Cucumis sativus cultivar 9930 chromosome 3, Cucumber_9930_V3, whole genome shotgun sequence genome contains:
- the LOC101217976 gene encoding protein CYPRO4 is translated as MGSGQSREDVELSDSDDYKEEEEDDDDDEEEYEDADKELKPHSISTTAKSTGTSSAIDDVDAKLKALKLKYGSSSSSPSPSQTPNSKNAVKLYLHIGGNTPRAKWIVSEKFTFYVFLKTANVDGHNDDDEEEDDDEGHNANSSGGRRWVLKVGAKVRALVSTEMQLKMFGEQRRVDFVNKGVWALKFPSGEQYRNFVTEFQDCLFENVYGLQATDENKVKIYGKEFIGWLKPEVADDSIWENADIDFEKSPSSSVRTKQDLIEEFEEAANGGVQSLTLGALDNSFLVNDSGVQVYRNLSHGIHGKGVSLKFGAGHSPNIGRSTPKKGLLVKAETNMLLMSPLKEGKPHTTGLEQLDIETGKIVTEWKFEKDGTDITMRDITNDTKGSQLDPSESTFLGLDDNRLCQWDMRDRRGMVQNISGSADNSMVLNWAQGHQFSRGTNFQCFATTGDGSIVVGSIDGKIRLYSKTSMRQAKTAFPGLGSPITHVDVTYDGKWILGTTDSYLILICTLFTDKDGNTKTGFSGRMGNRIPAPRLLKLTPLDSHLAGTDNTFHGGHFSWVTESGKQERHLVATVGKFSVIWDFHRVKNSSHDCYRNQQGLKSCYCYKIVLKDESIVESRFMHDKFAVSDSPEAPLVVATPMKVSSISLSGKR
- the LOC101218215 gene encoding EKC/KEOPS complex subunit TPRKB, yielding MKGFQINNTTLTLALFTDVTNSKELLDSMQAGTLEPEVAFLNASLIPDVFPVLAAAHKTLVSKSRGSLTTRTLHSELVYNYSGSKHITESLRRCGISDSSSYVLAACFNTSPDEVKAIEKLVHGKEINLEELGERADQAQIQKHFKITGPELTLSPVGEAITCRIAARDAL